Part of the Macrobrachium rosenbergii isolate ZJJX-2024 chromosome 30, ASM4041242v1, whole genome shotgun sequence genome is shown below.
TGATCCTAAAATGATATACGATTTGCCATGAAGACttgtcaaaatttatataatagaaTTTGCCCTGAAGTTCTTTTGCAGTGAATTTGAGAGGATTTCCAATGCAGTCTCTATAATGAATTGCAGTGAAATCCCTTGATGATTAATTGCCAGTAAACCCCTCCTATAGTGaaatcaaatgaatttgaaatgaaatctCGTGTGGTTAATTCAgattaatttgaaataaactcCTATAATTAACTTAAGCGAATTTGCGTTGACTTTGCATGCTGTTTCAGGTGAATTAGCTGTGGAAAGCTTCCATACTGATTTTACGTGAATTTAGTGAGGCCCTTTAATAAATCTAGTTGAACCGAACAAGGAAATATTTTTGCTCTTCTGTCAGTGATCATTTCTCAAAATCATGCTATTACAGAGCTCATCACTGTGAAAGATTGGCCTGAGGTTTGATTGCAACTGAAAAAACAGTTCAAAGTATTGCAGCATTCTCGATGCAGTCCGAACACAAGAAATAAAGGCAATTTTAGCGTTGCTTTAAATTCCTTTTCGAATGACATAATTCTTTAAACATCCACAATAACGTAAGACGTTGCACAATTCCAGCGTATCGTAAGcggcaacaataataaaaaaaaagaaagacattttttGAAGTCTGGAAAACCCTGACTCGAAATTTATTCTCTCGAAAATCCTTCAGTCCAGTCAGACTTTTAAATAACTCTCTCGTAAGAACTTTCTTCTAGTCAGATTCTACAGTGACATGGGACTTCCCATAATGAAAGCTCTGCGATTATTTCCAACACTTTTGCTTATTTAGGCATTTATCAGTTAGATTGTTTCCTTATTCCGTCTTTCAGTTCGCAAGGAGAGTCAGTTGTTCGTAAGTAGAGgacgaagaaagataaaataaaggaataaaaaatttatctaGATTGTTAAAAATATGCCAACAAAATCTTTTTGATACAGCCTAGTCGTGCATTCCTAGCGAACTCTGCTGACATCCAGAGAACATGATTGCGTAGCAATGTCTTTTCCTTCTACGTTTCCCCTTTCCAAATGTCTAAATAGCAAACAGGCAATCTAGCAGCAGATTTCGTCCCACGCGTTCCAGAAATGTGTCAAACAGCCAGTTCTGGAAAGCCACTAAACAATGCTATGAATTTCTTGCGAAAATAGTTTtccaagagaagaaaatatctcGCATCATTTATTAGAATCAATATTGCAAAGATATCTCCGAATGTGATTAGCTGCCTCCTTTATCTTCGTAGTGACTAGTCGGTATGGGACGGAGAATGTATAATAAATCaatagaataataaatgaataatgaacaaataaataatgataaatcaagAATCATTGTGAAATCTTGCCATGAAGTCGTACTATAAGTTTCTGTAGTGActagtctttctcttctttagCTACTgattatgtatactatataccTCTCTGAATTAAACACTTTGTTTTCCTTCCAGATAAAACTACGAGGGTATTTGGCTACCCTTGTGGCCATAATTTCCTTGGCCTCCTATGGCCTGGGCGATGGAGGTGGCCATGGAGGCGGAttcggagggggaggaggatttGGCGGGGGCGGTGGATCAATAGGAGGGGGTTACTCAGCACCCCCTATCAGCACGGGTTACTCCGCACCGTCTGTGGATACCGGGTACTCTGCGCCTTCTGGAGGAGGTGGTGGCGGCTtcggaggaggaggcggaggttTTGGAGGAGGCGGAGGGTTTGGAGGAGGCGGCGGATGGGTGGAGGTGgagggtggaggtggaggaggaggaggaggcttcgGAGGAGGCGGTTCAATAAGCACCGGGTATTCGGCTCCTTCCGTGGATATTGGAGGTGGTGGTGGCGGATACAgcggaggaggtggaggtggcgGATTtggtggcggaggaggaggaggatttggcggtggtggtggtggaggtattGGTGGTGGATATTCTCCACCAGTTGTTGATACAGGATATTCCGCTCCGGTTGTCGATACAGGATATTCTCCACCTATAGTTGATACAGGATACTCGGCGCCGGCaatagggggaggaggaggtggctttggaggaggtggtggaggataCAGTggtggaggaggatttggaggaggtgGCGGAGGAATCGGAGGAGGTGGCGGAGGAATCGGAGGAGGTGGCGGATacagtggaggaggaggtggaggaattggaggaggtGGAATAATTGGAGGAGGTGGCGGAtacagtggaggaggaggaggtggtggaatTGGAGGAGGTGGCGGATTTGGAGGAGGAGGCGGTGGAtatagtggaggaggtggaggtggcggaggaggatacagtggaggaggtggtggcATTGGAGGAGGAATTATCGGAGGTGGTGGCGGTGGACATGGAGGTGGAGGCGGAGGAGGTAtgtacggaggaggaggaggaggaggaggcagtatGTATGGAAAATAGGCATCTAGAGTTATTACCTAATAAGATAACCTCTCCAAATTTGGTCATCAAGTGCAGTGTGGTTCTTAATAATGTTTTTACAACCTTCTTAATCCATCATCTTTTTCGCGTAAATTCTGTTCTTGTAAcgccatgtctttttttttttttgaccattcGATCAGTCAATTGTAAATTTCGGTGAAAAAAACTCATGCTTCAAATCTTGTGCTTTTAATGATCAGTTAAATTTACCGATGACGTCTGCTCTGCTCACACTTATTCTGATGACAGACATCTTTGTCATATTTTGCACCGATTTTGTTGACCGGGTTTGaagaaaagattatatttttgatACTGAAACTTCTAACTGAGAAAGATTGTAAACTATATTTTTGATAGTGTAACTTTTCACCAaccaaaggtaataaaaacatgTTTGTCTTTTTCTGGTGTATTTATTTGTCTCCTGTCTTTGAGAAAAGTGTTTGCAAAATTCTTTCATAATAAGgcggttgttattattattattattattattattattattattattattattattattattattgtgaacacCCTCAAAATCGTTTAAATGAAAGTCgaaatttcttggaaaattttGTTGACTAACTTTCACCAATGAAAGTGAACGTCGGGAGGTGAAAGCTCTCAGAAGTGAAAGGTATTTTCCTTCCCAGCttggaaatacagacagacaatCTTATTTGGCCTAATATCCCTTATCAATGCAGAGGCCAATAAAACAAGCACCATTATAttcttatctagcccaggcctgtAGGAACATTCCTGTTCTGCCTCGTAAAGGAGGGAAATCTATAGGAATCAATGCGGGAAA
Proteins encoded:
- the LOC136854766 gene encoding uncharacterized protein, translated to MIKLRGYLATLVAIISLASYGLGDGGGHGGGFGGGGGFGGGGGSIGGGYSAPPISTGYSAPSVDTGYSAPSGGGGGGFGGGGGGFGGGGGFGGGGGWVEVEGGGGGGGGGFGGGGSISTGYSAPSVDIGGGGGGYSGGGGGGGFGGGGGGGFGGGGGGGIGGGYSPPVVDTGYSAPVVDTGYSPPIVDTGYSAPAIGGGGGGFGGGGGGYSGGGGFGGGGGGIGGGGGGIGGGGGYSGGGGGGIGGGGIIGGGGGYSGGGGGGGIGGGGGFGGGGGGYSGGGGGGGGGYSGGGGGIGGGIIGGGGGGHGGGGGGGMYGGGGGGGGSMYGK